A window of the Aquimarina spinulae genome harbors these coding sequences:
- a CDS encoding DUF6503 family protein has translation MKNLIPVLLLIVTIISCKQEVKPEKEIKVREEQKEEVTPDRSGDFPEDIATVFKAHGGINVFDQMNSMIFEIAKPEGNEKHTIDLKTRHARVETDKFVLGFDGKEAWLEQDSTYFKGNPRFYHNLMFYFYAMPFVLGDDGISYQKVDDLNIDDVSYAGYKISYGDGVGDSPKDNYFLYYDKVSGKMKFLGYTVTFFSKESSEKISLIEYTSWNDVNGILLPATLKWRAYKDGVVGEVKSEMNFVNAKINKKKVFGSLFKKTVIEESKTL, from the coding sequence ATGAAAAACCTTATCCCAGTATTACTCTTGATTGTAACTATTATTTCTTGCAAGCAAGAAGTAAAACCAGAAAAAGAAATCAAGGTTCGCGAAGAACAAAAAGAAGAGGTTACACCAGATAGATCTGGAGATTTTCCTGAAGATATTGCTACTGTTTTTAAAGCTCATGGAGGTATCAACGTGTTTGATCAAATGAATAGTATGATTTTTGAGATTGCCAAACCCGAAGGAAACGAAAAACATACTATAGATCTTAAAACTCGTCATGCACGAGTAGAAACAGATAAATTTGTTTTGGGGTTTGATGGTAAAGAAGCCTGGTTAGAGCAGGATTCTACTTATTTTAAAGGAAATCCTCGTTTCTACCATAATTTGATGTTCTATTTTTATGCAATGCCTTTTGTTTTGGGTGATGACGGAATTTCATATCAAAAGGTAGATGATCTTAACATAGATGACGTTTCGTACGCTGGTTATAAAATATCTTACGGAGATGGTGTAGGAGATTCACCTAAAGACAATTATTTCCTTTATTATGATAAAGTATCTGGAAAGATGAAGTTTCTGGGATATACGGTTACATTTTTTAGTAAAGAATCCAGCGAAAAAATAAGCCTGATAGAATATACTTCCTGGAATGATGTAAATGGAATATTACTTCCTGCAACTCTTAAATGGAGAGCGTATAAAGATGGTGTAGTAGGAGAGGTTAAAAGCGAAATGAATTTTGTAAATGCTAAAATAAATAAGAAAAAAGTTTTTGGTTCATTATTCAAAAAAACCGTTATTGAAGAAAGTAAGACTTTGTAA
- a CDS encoding DKNYY domain-containing protein: protein MIKKVLMILAAIFLLLITLGIYGVYRFLNPFGELVNKEKSESYFYTRDGDKIIHSPMGNWFSLGKTEMNVDFDTFQVLGREYAKDQNHVYYGAKLLDFDIDVPSFTVKFNYNIPMDKNHVYILYDRYDLEDGGGFKILEDADPATYEQLNFSFAKDKNYIFRDNEKLTEVDYSSFEILNEEFCRDNKGVYYYLYHEPLRKIETNLSEVTVLNQYCIRDDKYIYLHTSRRNGESVDEVVSIPFKNAERITFFDSNKIIKIDDMIYYETTPLKEADADTFEEVEYGYTKDINHVFFLGEIVKGADPKTFKYNSRNYTFSDKNYIYESGEVLKKSKSW, encoded by the coding sequence ATGATAAAAAAAGTATTAATGATTTTAGCCGCGATTTTTCTATTACTAATTACACTAGGTATTTATGGAGTGTATCGTTTTTTAAATCCATTTGGGGAATTAGTAAATAAGGAGAAATCAGAATCTTACTTTTATACACGAGATGGTGATAAAATTATACACAGTCCCATGGGGAATTGGTTTTCATTAGGTAAAACCGAAATGAATGTTGATTTTGATACTTTTCAAGTTTTAGGAAGAGAGTATGCAAAAGATCAAAACCATGTATATTATGGAGCAAAACTTCTAGATTTTGATATCGATGTTCCTTCCTTTACTGTTAAGTTTAATTACAATATCCCTATGGATAAAAACCATGTATACATTTTGTATGATCGATATGATTTAGAAGATGGAGGAGGTTTTAAAATTTTAGAAGATGCAGACCCTGCTACATATGAACAGTTAAATTTTAGTTTTGCAAAAGACAAGAATTACATATTTAGGGATAATGAAAAGCTAACAGAAGTAGACTATTCATCTTTTGAAATACTTAATGAAGAGTTTTGCAGAGATAACAAAGGGGTGTACTATTATTTATATCATGAACCTTTGCGTAAAATTGAAACGAATCTATCAGAAGTAACTGTATTAAATCAATATTGTATTCGTGATGATAAATATATATACCTTCATACCAGTAGAAGAAATGGAGAAAGCGTTGATGAAGTAGTTAGTATACCTTTTAAGAATGCTGAAAGAATAACGTTTTTTGATAGTAATAAAATAATCAAAATAGATGATATGATCTATTATGAAACAACACCCTTAAAAGAAGCAGATGCCGATACTTTTGAAGAAGTCGAATATGGATACACAAAAGATATCAATCATGTTTTTTTTCTTGGAGAAATTGTTAAAGGTGCAGATCCTAAAACTTTTAAATATAATAGTAGAAACTACACTTTTTCAGACAAAAACTATATTTATGAATCTGGAGAGGTTTTAAAAAAATCAAAAAGCTGGTGA
- a CDS encoding acetyl-CoA carboxylase carboxyltransferase subunit alpha, translating to MEYLEFELPIKELEEQFEKACAIGEESEVDVTDTCKQIEKKLKETKKEIYKNLTPWQRVQLSRHPSRPYTLDYIDAICGESFLELHGDRNVKDDKAMIGGLGKIGDQSFMFVGQQKGYNTKTRQYRNFGMANPEGYRKALRLMKSAEKFNIPVVTFIDTPGAYPGLEAEERGQGEAIARNILEMTRLKVPVIVVIIGEGASGGALGIGVGNKVLMLENAWYSVISPENCSSILWRSWDQKEQAAEALKLTAKDSVKLKVVDEIIKEPLGGAHSDRETTFKTVRDKILASFEELKNLSPEELVEKRMEKYANMGVFKD from the coding sequence ATGGAATATTTAGAATTTGAACTCCCCATTAAGGAACTCGAAGAACAATTTGAGAAAGCTTGTGCCATCGGTGAAGAGAGCGAAGTTGATGTTACTGATACGTGTAAGCAAATTGAAAAAAAGCTAAAAGAAACTAAAAAAGAAATATATAAAAACCTTACGCCGTGGCAACGAGTTCAGCTGTCAAGGCATCCTTCTAGGCCATATACATTAGATTATATAGATGCTATCTGTGGTGAATCCTTTTTAGAACTACATGGTGATCGAAATGTAAAGGATGATAAAGCCATGATTGGTGGTTTAGGAAAAATTGGAGACCAGAGTTTTATGTTTGTTGGTCAACAAAAAGGATACAATACCAAGACCCGACAATACCGTAATTTTGGAATGGCAAACCCAGAAGGGTATCGTAAAGCACTACGCTTAATGAAAAGTGCAGAAAAATTTAATATTCCGGTGGTTACTTTTATTGATACTCCTGGTGCTTATCCTGGATTAGAAGCAGAAGAACGTGGACAAGGAGAGGCAATTGCTCGTAATATACTAGAAATGACTCGTCTTAAAGTACCAGTTATTGTAGTGATTATAGGAGAAGGAGCCAGTGGAGGAGCATTAGGAATAGGAGTAGGAAATAAAGTGTTGATGCTCGAAAACGCATGGTATTCTGTAATTTCTCCAGAAAATTGCTCTTCTATTTTATGGAGAAGCTGGGATCAGAAAGAACAAGCTGCAGAAGCTTTAAAGCTTACAGCCAAAGATAGTGTTAAACTTAAGGTGGTTGATGAAATCATTAAAGAGCCACTTGGTGGTGCACATAGTGATCGAGAAACAACCTTTAAAACAGTACGGGATAAAATATTAGCATCTTTTGAAGAATTAAAAAACTTATCACCAGAAGAATTGGTTGAAAAGCGAATGGAAAAATATGCAAATATGGGAGTCTTCAAAGACTAA
- a CDS encoding asparagine synthetase B — translation MDADGQQNHLKAYGITYWTLSKDLKVKWLLNYRGGSFLLPDTEYIRKECTIRGVSYEVLSDAETNEILEEISSPSQNMEAVVLEKAPKIAVYSPKGNQPWDDAVTMVLTFAEIPYKTIYDKEVLEDNLILYDWLHLHHEDFTGQYGKFYASYRAAPWYIREKAAAEKLANELGYSKVSQEKLAVALKIRDYVVGGGFMFAMCSATDSFEIAIASEGVDICEPMFDGDPSEPGYQSKIDYNKTFAFKNFTLERSPNVYEFSSIDMTRKRRIPKTTDYFTLMDFSAKWDPIPTMLCQNHTALVKGFMGQTTAYNPNEIKSNVLVLGENKTNSEARYIHGIKGKGFFTFYGGHDPEDYTHRVGDPKTELELHPNSPGYRLILNNVLFPAAKKKKQKT, via the coding sequence ATGGATGCAGATGGCCAGCAAAATCACCTGAAAGCCTATGGGATTACATACTGGACATTAAGTAAAGATCTAAAAGTAAAATGGTTGTTAAACTACAGAGGAGGATCTTTTTTATTACCGGATACAGAATATATTAGAAAAGAATGCACCATTAGAGGTGTTTCGTACGAAGTACTTAGCGATGCAGAAACTAATGAGATTTTAGAAGAAATTAGTAGTCCTTCACAGAATATGGAAGCCGTAGTGTTAGAAAAAGCACCAAAAATAGCAGTATATTCTCCTAAAGGGAATCAACCTTGGGATGATGCGGTTACAATGGTATTAACATTTGCAGAAATTCCTTACAAAACCATTTATGATAAAGAAGTTCTTGAAGATAACCTGATCTTATATGATTGGTTGCATTTGCATCACGAAGATTTTACCGGACAATATGGTAAGTTTTATGCTTCGTATAGAGCTGCTCCATGGTATATTAGAGAAAAAGCCGCTGCAGAAAAACTAGCTAATGAACTTGGATACTCAAAAGTTTCTCAAGAGAAACTGGCAGTGGCCTTAAAAATTAGAGACTACGTTGTTGGTGGCGGATTTATGTTTGCTATGTGCAGTGCTACTGATAGTTTTGAGATTGCCATAGCTTCAGAAGGAGTTGATATTTGTGAACCCATGTTTGATGGAGATCCGAGTGAACCGGGATATCAGTCCAAAATAGATTATAATAAAACTTTTGCGTTTAAAAACTTTACATTAGAACGTAGCCCAAATGTATATGAGTTTTCTTCAATCGATATGACCAGAAAGCGTCGTATCCCTAAAACAACAGATTATTTTACACTGATGGATTTCTCTGCAAAATGGGATCCTATCCCAACTATGCTTTGCCAAAATCATACGGCTTTGGTCAAAGGATTTATGGGACAAACTACAGCATATAATCCTAATGAAATTAAATCTAATGTATTAGTGTTGGGCGAAAATAAAACCAATTCAGAAGCTCGTTATATACATGGGATTAAAGGAAAAGGATTCTTTACATTTTACGGAGGGCACGATCCCGAAGATTATACGCATAGGGTGGGTGACCCAAAGACAGAGCTAGAACTACATCCTAACTCACCAGGATATCGACTAATTCTAAACAACGTACTCTTTCCGGCTGCAAAAAAGAAAAAGCAGAAAACTTAA
- a CDS encoding transketolase, producing the protein MPKTKQLEDFATQVRRDILRQVHKVNSGHPGGSLGCTEFFVALFQEVLDRKDDFDMDGIDEDIFFLSNGHISPVYYSVLARSGYFPVEELNTFRLINSRLQGHPTTHEGLPGIRIASGSLGQGMSVALGAAQAKKLNNDSHLVYSLHGDGELQEGQIWEAAMYASGKKVDNLIATIDYNGKQIDGATDDVLPLGDLKAKFEAFGWDVMEIKDGNNISTVIEGLKEAKSRTGKGKPVCILMHTVMGNGVDFMMHTHAWHGKAPNDEQLEIGLAQNPETLGDY; encoded by the coding sequence ATGCCAAAAACAAAACAATTAGAGGATTTTGCAACACAAGTACGTAGAGATATTTTACGACAAGTACACAAAGTAAATTCTGGTCATCCAGGAGGATCTTTGGGCTGTACAGAATTTTTTGTTGCCCTGTTTCAAGAAGTTTTAGATCGAAAAGATGATTTTGATATGGATGGTATCGATGAAGATATCTTCTTCTTATCTAATGGTCATATTTCGCCAGTCTATTATAGTGTATTAGCGCGAAGTGGGTATTTCCCTGTAGAAGAGCTAAACACGTTTAGGCTAATTAACAGTAGGTTGCAAGGACACCCAACAACTCATGAAGGGCTTCCTGGTATTCGTATTGCTTCTGGATCATTGGGACAAGGGATGTCTGTAGCCTTGGGTGCTGCACAAGCAAAAAAGTTAAATAATGATTCTCACCTGGTATACAGTCTTCATGGTGATGGAGAGCTTCAGGAAGGGCAAATTTGGGAAGCAGCTATGTATGCTTCCGGAAAAAAAGTAGATAATCTTATTGCTACCATCGATTATAATGGTAAACAAATAGATGGTGCTACAGATGATGTTCTTCCACTAGGAGATCTAAAAGCAAAATTTGAAGCTTTTGGCTGGGATGTTATGGAAATTAAGGACGGCAACAATATTTCTACTGTTATTGAAGGCTTAAAAGAAGCAAAAAGCAGAACAGGTAAAGGAAAACCCGTATGTATACTAATGCATACTGTAATGGGTAATGGAGTCGATTTTATGATGCATACACATGCATGGCATGGCAAAGCTCCTAACGATGAACAACTAGAAATCGGATTAGCACAAAATCCCGAAACTCTGGGAGATTATTAA
- a CDS encoding DMT family transporter, with product MPNAKLFNYLHLHFIVFIWGFTAILGELISIEALPLVWYRMLLASVFIYVYIYFKKLPLAVSRKLFFTLFLAGIVIALHWITFFAAIKVSNVSITLSMMSTGAFFTSILEPIFYKRKVIWYEILFGLLVITGLYIIFKVEGDYFIGIVYALCSAFLSSVFSLINGKVAQQYNPSVISFYELLSGVGVVTVYLLGITIFGTTTEGFTVSFFQLSTSDWMFMLLLASVCTAYAFIGSVQVMKYLTPYTVMLTTNLEPVYGILLAFLIFGEAEKMNPQFYYGAAIILGTVVLNGIFKNAKKRKREGTLHNITK from the coding sequence ATGCCAAACGCTAAACTTTTTAATTACCTTCATTTACATTTTATAGTATTTATATGGGGGTTTACAGCTATCCTTGGAGAATTAATATCTATCGAAGCACTACCACTGGTTTGGTATAGAATGCTTCTGGCTTCAGTGTTTATTTATGTTTACATTTATTTCAAAAAATTACCATTAGCGGTTTCCAGAAAATTATTTTTTACACTTTTTTTAGCAGGAATTGTCATAGCATTACACTGGATTACTTTTTTTGCAGCAATCAAAGTTTCTAACGTATCTATAACACTATCCATGATGTCTACAGGAGCTTTTTTTACTTCAATTTTAGAGCCTATTTTTTATAAAAGAAAGGTAATATGGTATGAAATTCTTTTCGGACTTTTAGTCATTACAGGATTGTATATTATTTTTAAAGTTGAAGGAGATTACTTTATAGGTATTGTTTATGCATTGTGTTCTGCTTTTTTATCTTCGGTTTTTTCTTTAATAAATGGAAAAGTAGCACAGCAATACAACCCATCGGTAATTTCTTTTTATGAATTATTAAGTGGTGTGGGGGTTGTAACTGTATATTTATTAGGAATAACAATATTTGGTACAACAACCGAAGGATTTACAGTTTCGTTTTTTCAATTATCAACCTCGGATTGGATGTTTATGTTGTTATTAGCGTCGGTGTGTACAGCTTATGCTTTTATAGGCTCTGTACAGGTAATGAAATATTTAACTCCGTATACAGTAATGTTAACAACGAACTTAGAACCTGTATATGGGATACTATTAGCTTTCTTAATTTTTGGAGAAGCAGAAAAGATGAATCCCCAATTCTACTACGGTGCGGCAATTATTCTGGGTACAGTTGTTTTAAATGGAATATTTAAAAATGCTAAAAAAAGAAAAAGAGAGGGAACTTTGCATAACATTACGAAGTAA
- a CDS encoding tetratricopeptide repeat protein, translating into MTLHFRFITIILVLTFGTNNFVQAQEIPNTAKLPDTSSWESVRKQIKMETRFIKRWPDAEHYYKRGKYKAVIHEWKSALSDLDKSIEFSPNTMISYYVRGGVKERLDDLEGSRDDFSKVIELRPDFEMAWLDRAQIYTKLKNFDAAKEDLDMALKLYPNWSLAFFRFGNLYGDKKDYDKAIIYYEKCIEINKDSYMAYNNLGDIYYKKRNYDKAIFYTTEAILIFPNYVKALKTRVGAKMAKGDTDFCEDIKKLVKLGDIESIAIIDEYCPN; encoded by the coding sequence ATGACATTACATTTCAGATTCATTACTATAATTTTAGTTTTAACTTTTGGTACAAATAATTTTGTTCAGGCACAGGAAATTCCGAATACTGCGAAATTACCTGATACTTCATCTTGGGAATCAGTGAGAAAACAAATTAAAATGGAAACCCGTTTTATAAAGAGATGGCCCGATGCCGAGCATTATTATAAAAGAGGTAAATATAAAGCAGTAATACATGAGTGGAAATCAGCATTATCAGATTTGGATAAATCAATTGAGTTTAGCCCTAATACAATGATTTCATATTATGTTAGAGGAGGTGTGAAAGAAAGATTAGATGATTTAGAAGGATCAAGAGATGATTTTTCAAAAGTTATCGAACTAAGACCAGATTTTGAAATGGCTTGGTTAGATAGAGCCCAGATTTATACAAAACTTAAAAATTTTGATGCTGCAAAAGAAGATTTGGATATGGCTCTAAAATTGTACCCAAATTGGAGTCTCGCTTTCTTTCGATTTGGTAATTTGTATGGTGATAAAAAAGACTACGATAAAGCAATAATATATTACGAAAAATGTATAGAAATCAACAAAGATTCATATATGGCATATAATAATTTGGGAGATATATATTATAAGAAAAGGAACTATGACAAAGCAATTTTTTATACCACCGAAGCAATACTAATTTTTCCTAACTATGTAAAAGCTTTAAAAACAAGAGTAGGAGCAAAAATGGCTAAAGGAGATACGGATTTCTGTGAAGATATTAAAAAGTTGGTAAAATTAGGGGATATAGAATCGATAGCAATTATTGATGAATATTGCCCAAATTGA
- the dnaB gene encoding replicative DNA helicase gives MEKVQQAKQINYDRGNVISLEKGKIPPQALDLEEVVLGAMMIDKKGVDEIIDILNPDVFYKEAHQYIFEAIYKLFENSEPIDLLTVSSQLKKDSKLELAGGDYYLVQLTQKVASSAHIEFHARIILQKYIQRSLIKISNEIIEESYDETTDVFDLLDMAESRLYEVTQGNIKRSTETAQNLVIQAKKKIQEISNKEGLSGIPSGFDKLDKLTSGWQPSDLIIVAARPGMGKTALTLSMARNMAVGQNIPVAFFSLEMSSVQLITRLISSETGLSSEKLRTGKLEKHEWEQLNVKVKDLEKAPLFIDDTPSLSIFDLRAKARRLSSQHGIKMIVIDYLQLMTAGGTGKNGNREQEISTISRNLKALAKELSVPVIALSQLSRAVETRGGSKRPLLSDLRESGAIEQDADIVSFIYRPEYYKIDEWDDDERSPTQGQGEFIVAKHRNGGLENIRLKFIGHLGKFDNLDDFSTPFEFHSKMNDGSEDEPLSTSHLPSADEAFGSSINDSSDDDDEVPF, from the coding sequence ATGGAAAAAGTACAGCAAGCTAAGCAAATAAATTACGATCGGGGGAACGTAATTTCGCTTGAAAAAGGAAAAATACCTCCTCAAGCACTTGATTTAGAGGAAGTTGTGCTTGGGGCAATGATGATTGATAAGAAAGGGGTCGATGAAATTATAGATATACTAAATCCCGATGTTTTTTATAAAGAAGCACATCAATACATCTTTGAAGCAATATACAAGCTATTCGAAAACTCTGAGCCAATAGACTTATTAACGGTTTCTAGCCAATTAAAGAAGGATTCGAAATTAGAATTGGCCGGAGGGGATTATTATTTGGTACAATTAACCCAAAAAGTAGCCTCCTCTGCGCATATAGAGTTTCATGCCAGAATAATTCTTCAGAAATATATACAGCGAAGTTTGATTAAAATTTCGAATGAAATTATTGAAGAATCTTACGATGAGACTACAGACGTTTTTGACCTTCTCGATATGGCAGAATCCAGATTGTATGAAGTAACACAAGGAAATATAAAACGTTCTACAGAGACCGCACAAAATCTGGTTATACAGGCAAAGAAAAAAATACAGGAAATTTCAAACAAAGAAGGATTAAGTGGAATCCCGTCTGGCTTTGATAAGCTAGATAAATTAACTTCGGGTTGGCAGCCAAGTGATTTAATCATTGTGGCTGCCCGTCCGGGTATGGGAAAAACAGCATTAACCCTTTCTATGGCCAGAAATATGGCTGTAGGACAGAATATTCCTGTAGCATTCTTCTCATTAGAGATGTCTTCGGTACAGCTCATTACACGTTTAATATCTTCTGAAACTGGTCTCTCTTCAGAAAAATTACGTACCGGTAAGTTAGAAAAACACGAATGGGAACAGCTTAATGTAAAAGTAAAAGATCTTGAAAAAGCACCATTGTTTATCGATGATACTCCATCTCTTTCAATTTTTGACCTTAGGGCAAAAGCACGTCGTCTTTCATCTCAGCATGGTATAAAAATGATCGTTATTGATTATTTGCAGCTAATGACCGCAGGAGGTACCGGGAAAAATGGAAATAGGGAACAAGAAATTTCTACAATTTCTCGTAACCTGAAAGCTCTGGCAAAAGAATTAAGTGTACCAGTAATTGCATTATCGCAGTTATCAAGGGCGGTAGAAACTCGTGGAGGAAGTAAAAGGCCACTGCTTAGTGACCTTCGTGAATCTGGAGCAATAGAACAGGATGCAGATATTGTATCTTTTATCTACAGACCAGAATATTATAAGATTGATGAGTGGGATGATGATGAAAGATCACCTACTCAAGGACAAGGAGAATTCATAGTTGCAAAGCACCGTAATGGTGGTTTAGAAAATATTAGGTTAAAATTTATTGGTCACTTAGGTAAATTTGATAACTTAGATGATTTTAGCACTCCTTTTGAGTTTCATTCTAAAATGAATGATGGTAGTGAAGATGAACCGCTTAGTACGAGTCATCTTCCTAGCGCAGATGAAGCCTTTGGGAGTAGCATAAATGACTCAAGCGATGATGACGATGAAGTACCTTTCTAA
- the tgt gene encoding tRNA guanosine(34) transglycosylase Tgt, with product MQFDLLSKDSLSKARAGKISTDHGVIETPIFMPVGTVATVKGVHQRELKNDINPDIILGNTYHLYLRPQTPILEKAGGLHKFMNWDRNILTDSGGYQVYSLSANRKIKEEGVKFKSHIDGSYHVFTPENVMEIQRTIGADIIMAFDECTPYPCDYRYAKRSMHMTHRWLDRCMQHLEKIPVKYGYDQAFFPIVQGSTYKDLRKQSAEYIANAGAVGNAIGGLSVGEPAEEMYAMTEVVTDILPEDKPRYLMGVGTPINILENIALGVDMFDCVMPTRNARNGMLFTAHGTINIKNKKWEDDFSPIDEMAITFVDTEYSKAYLRHLFSVNELLGKQIATIHNLGFYLWLVREARKHILAGDFSSWKNIMVKQMDKRL from the coding sequence ATGCAATTTGACCTTTTGTCCAAAGACTCTCTAAGTAAAGCGAGAGCAGGTAAAATAAGTACAGATCACGGTGTTATAGAAACTCCGATTTTTATGCCGGTAGGAACAGTTGCTACCGTAAAAGGAGTACACCAAAGAGAATTAAAAAATGATATTAATCCCGATATTATTTTAGGAAATACATACCATTTATATCTAAGGCCTCAGACTCCTATTTTAGAAAAAGCAGGAGGGTTACATAAATTTATGAACTGGGACCGAAATATCCTTACCGATAGTGGAGGTTACCAGGTGTATTCTTTATCTGCTAATCGTAAAATAAAAGAAGAAGGCGTAAAGTTTAAATCTCATATTGATGGATCATATCATGTGTTTACCCCAGAGAATGTGATGGAGATCCAACGAACCATTGGAGCCGATATCATAATGGCATTTGATGAGTGTACACCTTACCCTTGTGATTATCGATATGCAAAAAGAAGTATGCATATGACTCACAGATGGTTAGATCGTTGTATGCAACATTTAGAAAAAATTCCGGTTAAATATGGATATGATCAGGCTTTTTTTCCAATAGTACAGGGAAGTACCTATAAGGATCTTAGAAAACAATCGGCAGAATATATTGCGAATGCTGGAGCCGTTGGTAATGCAATTGGAGGATTGTCTGTAGGAGAACCGGCAGAAGAAATGTATGCGATGACAGAAGTAGTAACAGATATTTTGCCAGAAGATAAACCAAGATATTTAATGGGAGTAGGAACACCTATTAATATTTTAGAAAATATTGCCCTTGGTGTAGATATGTTTGATTGTGTAATGCCTACACGTAATGCACGTAATGGGATGTTGTTTACAGCACATGGAACTATTAATATAAAAAATAAGAAATGGGAAGATGATTTTTCACCAATAGATGAAATGGCTATCACTTTTGTAGATACCGAGTATTCTAAGGCGTATTTAAGACATCTTTTTTCGGTAAATGAATTATTAGGAAAACAAATAGCAACAATACATAATTTAGGTTTTTATTTGTGGTTGGTTCGCGAAGCTAGAAAACATATCTTAGCCGGTGATTTTAGTTCCTGGAAAAATATAATGGTTAAACAAATGGATAAAAGATTATAG
- a CDS encoding LptF/LptG family permease: protein MKILDWYILKRYLGTFFTMILLFIPIGIIVDLSEKIDNMLEHQVPLDAVVGYYLDFTVYFANLLFPLFVFLSVIWFTSKLANKTEIIAFLSSGVSFWRFLRPYMIGAVIICFGALAMGLFLAPKASQGFNEFKYSYLKKGKKVQETKNVYRQLNDSMFLYANNFKPLEKSATNFTIEYFDGNRLKIKISARRIVFKDSIYELRDYVKRTVLENKDIIEKATTKDTVLPFNIDEFTPVTYVAETLNYTELSKFIKKESKRGSSDINRYKVVAYKRWSIPVSAFILTIIGVAVSSMKRRGGMGVNLAVGISLAFVFIFFDKVLGTLANQSDFPPIVAVWFPNISFGILAIYLLYNAKR, encoded by the coding sequence TTGAAAATACTAGACTGGTACATACTTAAAAGATATCTGGGGACATTTTTTACAATGATTCTGCTTTTTATCCCTATAGGAATAATAGTAGACCTTTCAGAAAAAATTGATAATATGCTAGAACATCAGGTTCCTCTTGATGCTGTTGTAGGATATTACCTCGACTTTACCGTTTATTTTGCCAATTTACTATTTCCTCTCTTTGTATTCTTATCTGTAATTTGGTTTACCTCTAAGCTTGCTAATAAAACAGAAATTATAGCTTTTTTAAGTTCCGGAGTTTCATTCTGGAGATTTCTTAGACCCTATATGATAGGTGCGGTTATCATTTGTTTCGGTGCATTAGCTATGGGATTGTTTTTGGCTCCAAAAGCTAGTCAAGGATTTAATGAATTTAAATACTCTTACCTTAAAAAAGGTAAAAAAGTACAAGAAACTAAAAACGTATATCGACAACTTAATGATAGTATGTTTTTGTACGCAAATAACTTTAAACCTTTAGAGAAATCTGCTACTAATTTTACAATAGAATATTTTGACGGTAATAGATTAAAGATAAAAATATCTGCAAGAAGAATTGTATTTAAAGATAGTATTTATGAATTGAGAGACTATGTAAAACGAACTGTATTAGAAAATAAAGATATTATTGAAAAAGCTACAACTAAGGATACTGTCTTGCCGTTTAATATAGATGAATTTACCCCGGTTACGTATGTGGCAGAAACTCTTAACTATACAGAGTTAAGTAAGTTTATCAAAAAAGAAAGTAAAAGAGGATCATCTGATATCAATAGATATAAAGTTGTAGCGTATAAAAGGTGGAGTATACCAGTATCTGCATTTATTCTTACCATTATTGGCGTAGCCGTTTCTTCTATGAAAAGAAGAGGAGGGATGGGGGTTAATCTGGCTGTTGGTATTTCATTAGCATTTGTTTTTATCTTTTTTGATAAAGTATTAGGTACATTGGCCAATCAATCTGATTTTCCACCAATTGTTGCTGTATGGTTTCCTAATATATCTTTTGGAATCTTAGCCATTTATCTTTTATATAATGCCAAACGCTAA